The Nitrosospira multiformis ATCC 25196 region TCGCCGGCGCACGCATGACATGAACACGGCCACATGGGTTCCCGACCTGTTCATGAAACGGGTAATGGAAGGGGGCGAATGGACGCTCTTTTCGCCTTCCGACGTGCCCGATCTGCACGAAAAGTATGGCAAGGCATTTGAGCAGGCTTATCTCGCCTACGAGGATAAAGTCGCGCGCGGCGAACTCGACCTGTACAAGACGATACCCGCGGTGCAGTTATGGCGCAAAATGCTGAGCATGCTGTTTGAAACCGGGCACCCATGGATCACCTTCAAGGATGCCTGCAATATCCGCTCGCCGCAAAACCATATAGGGGTGGTGCACAGTTCCAATCTCTGCACCGAGATAACGCTGAATACCAATGATCAGGAAATCGCGGTATGCAACCTTGGTTCGATCAATCTGGCAGCCCACATCGATGATGGCGGGAAGCTGGATGCCGACAAGCTCAAGCGTACTGTCAGCCTCGCCATGCGCATGCTCGACAATGTGATCGATATCAATTTCTATGCCGTGGCCAAGGCGCGCAACTCCAATCTCAGGCACCGGCCGGTCGGGCTGGGTATCATGGGTTTCCAGGATTGCCTGCACAGGATGCGCATTCCCTACGCTTCGGACGAAGCAGTGGAATTTGCGGACCGTACCATGGAAGCGATGGCCTACCATGCCTACTGGGCCTCGACCGAACTGGCCGAAGAGCGGGGACGTTATGCTTCCTATCGCGGCAGTCTGTGGGACCGCGGCATTCTGCCCCAGGATACGCTCGACCTGCTGCAGGAAGAACGCGGCGGATACATCGAGGCGGACAGATCATCGACGCTGGACTGGGAAGCGCTGCGCGAACGCATCAGAAACCATGGCATGCGTAACTCCAACTGCCTCGCAATAGCGCCCACCGCGACCATTTCGAACATTGTCGGCGTTTCAGCCAGCATCGAGCCAACCTTCAAGAATCTTTACGTCAAATCCAATTTGTCGGGAGAATTCACCATTGCCAACCAGTACTTGGTAAGCGACCTGAAAAAGCTTGGGCTATGGGACGAGGTCATGATTTCTGATATCAAGTATTTCGATGGCGCCCTGGGCAAGATAGACCGCGTACCGACCGAACTTCGCAAGCTTTATGCCACTGCCTTCGAGGTGGAACCCCAGTGGTTGATCGAGGCGGCAGCGCGCCGGCAGAAATGGATAGATCAGTCCCAGTCCCTGAATATCTATATTGCGAGCGTCTCCGGCAAAAAGCTGGATGAAACCTACAAACTGGCCTGGGTGCGTGGCTTGAAGACGACCTATTATCTGCGCTCGCTCGGAGCAACGTCAGCAGAAAAATCTACAGTCCAGGCTGGCTCTTTGAATGCGGTGCCCGCAGAAGGAAGTCTGCCAGCCATGGGTGCGGCGGCAGTGCCGGCGACAGACGTATCGTTCTGTTCCGTCGATGATCCGGAATGTGAATCATGCCAATAACAATTAAAATGTAATGTTAGGAGAAAGATATGTTGATATTCGAGGATGAAATCATGCCATCGGCGCCGCGGAGAAACGGCGAGCCGGGA contains the following coding sequences:
- a CDS encoding ribonucleoside-diphosphate reductase subunit alpha, whose amino-acid sequence is MQLSTDQTPRPAMAGYEFSSNPSGHDPRYSQYKIIRRNGSVAGFEPNKISIAMTKAFLAVEGSQGAASARVREVVARLTEDVVNALMRRQPSGGTFHIEDIQDQVELALMRSGEHDVARAYVLYREDRARKRAQQKEAGAAEAAGSVLNVLEDGRRVPLDTARLLALIGSCCEGLGEGVDPALILKATLKDLYDGVPMEEVRKSVILSARALLEKEPAYSYVTARLLLHSLRFEVLGEEIVQREMAGRYMEYFPAFIKRGIEAELLDERLAQFDLPRLAQALHAERDLKFGYLGLQTLYDRYFLHIQERRIELPQAFFMRVAMGLALNEIDREARAIEFYHVLSNFDFMSSTPTLFNSGTRRSQLSSCYLTTVPDDLDGIYEGIKENALLAKYAGGLGNDWTRVRAMGSHIKGTNGKSQGVVPFLKVVSDTAVAVNQGGKRKGAVCAYLESWHLDIEEFLELRKNTGDDRRRTHDMNTATWVPDLFMKRVMEGGEWTLFSPSDVPDLHEKYGKAFEQAYLAYEDKVARGELDLYKTIPAVQLWRKMLSMLFETGHPWITFKDACNIRSPQNHIGVVHSSNLCTEITLNTNDQEIAVCNLGSINLAAHIDDGGKLDADKLKRTVSLAMRMLDNVIDINFYAVAKARNSNLRHRPVGLGIMGFQDCLHRMRIPYASDEAVEFADRTMEAMAYHAYWASTELAEERGRYASYRGSLWDRGILPQDTLDLLQEERGGYIEADRSSTLDWEALRERIRNHGMRNSNCLAIAPTATISNIVGVSASIEPTFKNLYVKSNLSGEFTIANQYLVSDLKKLGLWDEVMISDIKYFDGALGKIDRVPTELRKLYATAFEVEPQWLIEAAARRQKWIDQSQSLNIYIASVSGKKLDETYKLAWVRGLKTTYYLRSLGATSAEKSTVQAGSLNAVPAEGSLPAMGAAAVPATDVSFCSVDDPECESCQ